The DNA segment TAGAACAACTGTGCAAAAATGATAGTGTGCATGGAGTGAAAAGTAGGCTTTTCCATTTACCAAAATATATcagtcccttaaaaaaaaaaaaaaaaaaaaaaaaaaaaactccgcCATGCTCTTTGCTTGACAAATCCCCCTCTAGGAATCCAGCTAAGGAGACTATTAGAAATTGGGACAAGGATTTATGCAGAAAGATGTTTGTCACAGCAGTTTCTACAGtggcagaaaataaaagcaacctCATTGTTGAAATATAAAGAATGGGTAAGTAAATCATCCTGTACACAGAGGGTGAGGAATCTGCATAGAAGGTTTGCAGGACACAGAGAAACGGTTCTGAAGGAACAGAGAAAATCAGGATCCGATACCACAGATATTACCTCAAGCATAGAAAACATGTCTACATCAATAGAAGAACTTAAGGAAAGATACAAACATGTTGATGGTTTGTGTTGAAAGTAGAATGAGTCTTACTGTCgtgttgttgttttctgttttaaatactTACATACCTTCCATATGCTCCCTGGGGAGCACATATTTCATGTTTGTAATCAGGAGGAAAAGTTAGTGATTCAAAACCAGAAGGTGGAGTTTTCCCAGCCTCCATTTGGTTTTCCATGACATGGCAGGTCTGTTGCAAGTGACGTATTTCCAAGGGACCATCCTGTGTGCCACGTCTTTTACGTGTCTTGTTATGTCCTGGGCTGCGAGCTGCATGCTGAGTTCAGCGTTCCTTCTGCCAGAGCCCGGCTTTGCCCATCACTTCTGTGATTTGCTGTCCTCCTTGGACTCACCCAGAGTCCTGTGCGTCGCTGTGACCAGGAGCTCCTGGGACAGGACCCCTCAGGGTGGATGATGGCCCCCCTTTTAAAGTCTGACTGCCCATCTTTTGTGAAAGTGGTCCCTGCCCTTGCTCACGGGGAGAGCCCAGCTCGGTGCTGCTCACAGGACCCCTTTCCATTCAAACAGCAGGTGTTCAATCTGCTCCCACTTTTCAGTGCTGCCCATTAGATGCCCGTCCCTGGTGCCATCTCTGGTGTCCTGTGTGGACCCATCGTCCCAGGCTTCTCAGTGGGATGCTGTGACAGATGTCACCATGAGTGGCTGTGTTCAGATCTGTGCCACGTGGGACGTGTACGCTGCGTTCTCTCCACCGCCCATCTCCATGACTTCTGTGGCCATGAGTGATCATCCATTTCCCACCTGAGAAACAGCCGGCTTTCCCAGAGCACCAGCGAACCTCAAATCCAAGCCCAGGATGCCCATGTAAATCTTGGTTTCACCTGCTTTGCCAAGCCTGCAGCTACTCAAAGGCAGGACGCACTGCCCCCAAAACCCCCACAGACATGTCGCTGTATCACCCTTAGGACAAACCACATTGAAAACCTTTACACTAGGCGTTGGAGTTACGTACTTTGGACTTGGACACAGTCACTTAGTCTGAAAATTCTGTAGCACTGATGTGAGGGAATTTGAAAGGGATATGTGAATGCCTTCGTCAGACCAGAAGGCCAGACAGCTCAGGACTGGGGTCTGAGCAAATGTCACCGTAGGAACTGATCCACTGCATGATGTCACCTGGAATAACAGGCACCACCAGCCTCGCAGGCCCACCTCCATGGGGGCCAGGGGACATGTGGGCGCTTGTCCTTTCTAGACAAGGGTCAGAGTGAATAGTACCCCTTACGGTCATGGTTAATAAACCAAACAGTACCTAATATGGAGCTGATATGTGGAAATTGCCCCCACAGAACCACTGGGAGAAGAAGGGGGCATCTTCTGAGTTCTCTGATCTCTGGAAACAGAGGGCGTGTGCCCCAGGAATTAAATGGGCATCATTTAGCACCCGCCCCTGGGAAGACCATAGACCTCATACAATTCTTGAAAAGTCACTGATCTCTTCTTTACTACAGTggtcaaataattaaaaattattaaaattattaaaaattaaaaaacctcaCAGCTGTAGAACAGTGTAGAATATATACAATGTAAGCAATGAGACCAACCCAGATTAGTGAAAAGCATGTAGTGTgttactaaataatttttaaatgcaatttcaTTAGTTTAAAAAGGCCAGACATTTAGGAGATGATTCATAAATGTTGAATGGATATTTTGGTGagtagacaggtagataaatgggtaaatggataagttaattaattaattaagggCAGTTAGCATATATAGCACTTACTCTGTACCAACCATGCTTCAAAGTGCATTAGACTTACAAACCTATTCAATTCTGAAACTAATCCTCTAAGTAAGTGCTACTAACAGCCTCGTTTTAAGAGATCACTGAGTCTCTGAATGGCAGGGTTGGAATTTGAGTCGTAGGGTCTGTACTAGAGTGTTGGTGTGCAGCCACCAAGAACTCACATGCGTGAAGGTCTGAACGTCATCACTACCGATAGACTGCCGCTGGAGGGGCCGAGAGGTGTGTTTCCATCATTACATCTGCTCTCTGAGGAGTCCTGTGCCTGTTGTCCCAGGCATGGGGAATCCAGGGCCCAGAGAAGGGAAGGTCTTGGCACCACAGTAGCCTGTGCCCGTCTGAGGCCAGGTCTCAGACCTCTGCAGGACACCGTTCGTCTCTGACACCCGGCCACCCAGTGCTCTCTTGTAAACCCACCTCCTCTCTGGTCCACATCCAGATTCTTTCAAATGCTCCACCACAGCGGAGCCCAGACCCTTTACCCCCAGCGTTGCCCCTCCTTCCTGAGGCAAAATGGCAGTAGAGATGCCAGCCCTCCAGAAGCCTAGCTTTCACCATCTACTGAAGCTGGGGTGGGTttccagaaggaccagagagccGGCAACATGCTTCCAGCATGGACCtggtttttccttttcaagaATATGAATGGTGGTGGGGGAACCCGGCTGATGCCCAATGCTGCAGGTATGATGCACATACAGATTCCCACCAGCAGGCGGCGGCAGAACCTAGCAGTTACAGGTGCCCCACCTGGAGGCTGGCTGCCTGACTGACTTCTgactctctgaacctcagtctctCCTTCTGCAAAATGGGCACAGAAATGCCtacctcctaaaattgttctgaggATCACGTGGTGTTATATACACACAGTGTTGAGTTATAATGCTGCACTAAGCACCTAATTAATGTTAAGTGTTATTTTGTCAACATGATCTACATGATGGAAAAAATCCCCAAAGTTTACCTACCCGAAGCAGTTGTTCTAGAGCTTCGAATATTGGAAATAAGGTCCCCAACTGAGGTCTTAAAGATTCTTTGGTTATTCAAAGAATTTTATAACTAACTCATCTTCGTGATGATGTTTTCTGTAGAAGGACCAGGTCCTAGTGCCCAATACACTAGGGCTGACATGGATCTCAAATATGGCAGTGATTTGTCCAAGCCCACAGCTGGTTGGTCTTAGGGCTTTATAAACCTTACCTTTCCTCAGAAAGGGGGATTCTGGGGACACCACCTCTGATCTTGCACTCACACACAAATCCAAAGCCATCACAAATTTGTTACAGCACTGGGAGGGGGGAtcctttttgctttatttgatattttgtcaaaattaaacaaaagctGTATTGATTAACTCATTGCTTATAACCACAGACCCTGAAATAGTTTCAGATTCCTTCACTTGCTTTTTCTTAAGTCAAACACAGAGACATTGAGCCCTCAGTACATTCCAAGAAAAGCACTTGGCGGGATTTCCCAGCAGAATATGGCGTTCTCTCTCCTGGCAGCGACCCTTCCTCTGCTGAGATCCGCCCTTGTTTTCACAGCTGCACCCCAGCTGAAGCTCCTCTGCGGGGCAGATGTCCTGAGGACCTTCCAGACCCCCAACCTCTGGAAAGACGAGCACATCCAGGAAATAGTGGAGAAGTTTGGCTTGGTGTGCGTGAGCCGGGTGGGCCATGACCCCAAAGGGTACGTCTTGGACTCGCCCATCCTGCGGAAGTACCAGCACAACATTCACCTGGCCAGGGAGCCGGTGCAGAATGAGATCAGCGCCACGTACGTCAGGAGGGCCCTGAGCCAAGGGCAGAGCGTGAAGTACCTGCTGCCTGACCCGGTCATCGCCTACATCCGGGACCACGGGCTCTACACCAAGGACAGTTCCTGGCAAGGCACGGGCACCGCGAGGGGCAAAGGAAAGGCAAGCTAGGCGGGACTCGCAGCCGGCCGCCTCCCCTCCGCCCAGCTCCTCGCTGGAGAGGCCGGTTCGGGTTTTGTTCTGCTTTGGTTTTTGCTTTCCAgcatttttcatttgtcttatttCTACAGTGATTTGACTCTCGAGTCTTAACTGTCCTACCCTAGGACAAGTTAGCCTGCTCCCATGCAGGACAGACAAGTACCAACGAAGTTAGAATGATGGGCAGGTCCTGAGGGTTAGGCAGCACCTCTCGGCCACCGGGTGGTAGTTAGGTGGTACACACCCAATGCCACTCTGCGCAGGACGGCGCCCCAGGGTCGGAGCAGAATCGCCCGCATGCACTTTTTAACTAAGACCAGGTGCAGCTTGCAGGTCTCCATTGGCGGGATTTGACAGGATGCGGACAGTGGGCCTTGTCAACATCCGCCTTTCAAACAGAATAATATTAACCGCAGACTCCGACATTTGGAAATCTGCTGATTTACGCTGCATCTTCCCGTACAAACCACCGTCTACCTGCCTACCGGCCTTTCGTAAAATTTAAACTAAACTCTTTGTAAGGCGTGGTCCCCAAGTGCTATTTTTGATACAGCAAGTATTTTTAACACTGCTCTCCTCTAAATGCCAGGGCCTCTGGTTTCCctgtttctaaaaaggaactGAGGTAAAACAGATGCCTGTTTTAGAAGATGTTTGTGAATGTTTTATGACTGCCTGCCTGTTTGAATACTGGTAAAGGGATTAATAATAAATTGACATCAAAAAGTACTAATGaaaagtttctcttttttctccctttgttaTATTATTAATGCCTGGTGTACCTGCCTTAGTTACTTCCAGAAATTTGCTACTGCTCCCATTGAATTGACAGGAATTTAAAAGTCTGTGTGCCGGGTCCAGGAGGTGGAGGAAATTATTGCTTTTCAGCACCATGCAAATAGCTTCCTAATTCAAAGCACTGGTCGATGGCTCTGTTCAGGTGGCCTGGAAGAGGATAGCAGGGGCCTCTGGTGTGTTCAGGATTGGACATTCCACTCCAGGTTAGGCAAGGGCTTTGGTGGCCGGATTCTGTTGGTGTTTGCTCTACATCTGCTGATCCTTGACCTTACTGAGAATTTGCTTTTCCATAGTTCTACTCTGGTCCAGCTTTGCAGAAAAACAAAGGGCAGGCAAGAAAAACAGTGCTCCCCCTAAGACACCCCAATATGCATGTCGTGTCACAGAATCAATGTTAGAAAAGCCAGAGGGCGGGACACTCCTTTAGGGCCCCCAAGCTTGCCTCCCCTACTGGACTCTGCCCTCTAACATGCCCAAGGACTCAGATAAGTCAGGGGACAGGAATCAAACAGTCTTGTCCAAAAGCTGCCACAGCAAGTAGTGTGATTTGCCCAAGGACTCCCtgctctaagcctcagtttctctaccTCTAAAATGGGGAGTTTGATTAGATATCCTCTAAATGCCCTCCCACCTCTAATTTCCTAACTCTGAGTGCTTCTGACATCGTTTCTTTTTTCAACCTGTCCAGCCTTCTTTGGGTTCAGCACATTGCTAGCAAGACAGACAATTCCCCACAGGCGGGGGACGGGgtgtctttgttttaaatttgctACTCAAAATGCAGTCGCAGGCCATCAGTATTTGTACCCTGGAGGTGCTCGGCTCCCACTGTAGACCTACTGTTCTGTTTGAAAGTACACACATGTTCAGACTCCATGAAATGGATTTGCCTGATGACCGTGTAGACGGCAGGGAAGTGACAATGGACTTGAGACACAGGGGTTGTGTTCCCAAGACTTGGATGTGATGGAGATGACTGGACTTCAGATGGAACAGCATGtacaaaggccctgtggcaggagAGGGCAAAATAAGTACCAAGCAGGATTCATCATCACTTCCTCAATAAAGCCTAGTTATTACCTCATGCCCCTGAGAGCGGGTACCTTGCCTGCCGCCATCTCCCTGGCCAGTCTTTCCATAGCATCAGGGTATCAGACCCAGCAGACTTGCTGGGGAAGCCCTCGTCTCCCTGATCCACAGCTGTATAATATGGCTTCCACCAGGTAAGGCATTAATTTTTGAGCCTTTCCAttgtcttttctaaaataaaaataaaaagcacaaggaaacccttattaaaatatatacatatgcatacacacatgcatatatatgcatcTTCATTTCTGTTCTCTTGCTTTGTCTTACTGATTCAcgtatccattttttttttaataaaaaggaaaatatgcgTCACAGCTATGCCCCTGACGTACTGCGTGGACATTGACCTACACACCTGATTTCACCTTCCTTCCCATTTCCTCGGGTCCTCTTTGCATCTAGTTTGCCagaatgttttgtttattttgcaagAACAGAAAAGCAGTAGTTTGCGCTCCTCAGTAAATAGAATTTCCAGTCTTAAATAAAGGTTCTCCTGCGGTAGCATTTGCTGCCCAAATGAGAGGAGCCCTGTATCCTTGCCTggagaaagaattttttcatttataatccTGTCTGTGTCGCTTGGGACGGAATGATGTGAAATCCCATTTTAAACTGATTGTGCTCCGGATTTGCAAGGTACGTTTGGTAATTGGGTTAATACATGAATATGAATTTCCTTATCCTTCTCCCCCTGCTTCCTTTACAGCGATGTTTCTGCCCTTCCTTTTTGCAGAGGTCTCCCTGCAATTTAATTTCAGTCATGAAGTCATTTTCTCAGACCCAAACTGGGTgttatagatacacacacacgtgACAAATGCATAATCTACAAGAATTGGCCTCGACGTGGGCCTCAGAACAGTTTAGTATTGTTAAAGTGACTTAAAAAGAATCGTTCATGGCACTGCAGACAGGAGACTAGAAGGGACCCTGAATTCCATCTGGTCTCGCCTTTCTCTGATATTCAACACTGAAGCCCCACAAATGAACAGGAGTGTCACTGTTTAAAATGGCCACAGTGCCGCGTCATGCAGACGGGCCTCAGGAGTACGGCTTTCCTTGCTCCTGTTGGAATCCGCGGGGTGCTGGCACGGCCCGAGAGTGTCGCCTTCCACTCAGCCCCACGACATGGCCACTCTCCCCCATCCTCCCCATGGCCTCCCAAACCCAGCCACCCAGCCGCCATCAGCTGTCACCGCGACAGCAATGCCCTCCTACCCAGAGTCCCAGCCCACGGGCCCTGCCATCCGTTCTCCGCAGGAGATTTGCATGCCTATCTGGTCGCGTCCCTGTCCTGCTCACACCCCTTCTGGAAGACagcattaagaaaatgaaaagccagACTAGCAGGAAACCTTTGCCAAATGTGTCTTAATAA comes from the Sciurus carolinensis chromosome 9, mSciCar1.2, whole genome shotgun sequence genome and includes:
- the Nmnat3 gene encoding nicotinamide/nicotinic acid mononucleotide adenylyltransferase 3 isoform X2; the protein is MKSRIPVVLLACGSFNPITNMHLRLFEVARDHLHQTAAPQLKLLCGADVLRTFQTPNLWKDEHIQEIVEKFGLVCVSRVGHDPKGYVLDSPILRKYQHNIHLAREPVQNEISATYVRRALSQGQSVKYLLPDPVIAYIRDHGLYTKDSSWQGTGTARGKGKAS
- the Nmnat3 gene encoding nicotinamide/nicotinic acid mononucleotide adenylyltransferase 3 isoform X1, which codes for MKSRIPVVLLACGSFNPITNMHLRLFEVARDHLHQTGMYQVTQGIISPVNDGYGKKDLVASHHRVAMARLALQTSDWIRVDPWESEQPQWMETVTVLRHHHSQLLRSPPPMEDPSPGQAPSAPTAAPQLKLLCGADVLRTFQTPNLWKDEHIQEIVEKFGLVCVSRVGHDPKGYVLDSPILRKYQHNIHLAREPVQNEISATYVRRALSQGQSVKYLLPDPVIAYIRDHGLYTKDSSWQGTGTARGKGKAS